A DNA window from Carassius gibelio isolate Cgi1373 ecotype wild population from Czech Republic chromosome A8, carGib1.2-hapl.c, whole genome shotgun sequence contains the following coding sequences:
- the LOC128019177 gene encoding interleukin-17 receptor E, producing the protein MYSSWCSARVVLLCVLFKCAFPLRESLRVRQESRSAGLKERRLPELRLSTLLSQDVCVRVRLSVQTLLTNQTLLVESRDSETGSSDTLVMWIHNNTVTWNSSSGEEPRTSRIQTRELTSHQTFWTVRYDCFLAQPGSTVSVSVYSHSHLLISADHVVEHTDPVPKASVTVDEHAKLFTVRLETDQKVRMSLCYKFSHAECVQITHVPETDPKLQPTVDLRLPHLVPCVCVQLWFPGPDSRRNTQCPLRERALLHGGDVLSSSSVTVRGSVLRWEPVCPADQSDPSVSLCWRISMQSSHCVPAPNTTLHKTKLEYNVSAVDRHPQMCVKFSLNGSHQVFCPFESEGRSEWSVRVVPGSRHLHLLLSSSVSAWFSAQLCSRRGEMCSSQGSVISQLVHGGATEAQLSLPFPVLSSALCVQVWCSDLRESSGRRIICPDFTHRRWGLITGSALTLLAVGTVLVSITCYLLKRRTKVWRRRPVLLVCSSDDAAHISAVCSLASVLQGELSMDVRLAQWASSLAQLGPVPWLYGQCQAVQKAGGLVLIAWSPDALQAFLRLAKSDWVAGSQFSETGLYSAAEEEEQKCSDGEWMEKPAESSSITAPVLNAALCCLWMGLRSDGHARGFGLVCFQRLNNSSTSIPKQLRCVPKYCLSKDLSSLIHDLTDSWDGAGEAQGSGRCWPRLLSKAMSFFMSRQLTPRLEAGLPGAGFPKSSRKSVKSKRKMWRHKKRRSKVVSACLSRKRNSAPELLVKS; encoded by the exons ATGTACAGCTCGTGGTGTAGCGCGCGCGTGGTGTTGCTGTGTGTTCTGTTTAAATGCGCGTTCCCTCTGCGAGAGAGTCTCCGAGTCAGACAG GAAAGCAGAAGTGCTG GACTGAAGGAGCGTCGTCTGCCCGAGCTCAGACTCTCCACGCTGCTCTCGCAGGACGTGTGTGTCCGTGTGCGGCTCTCCGTCCAGACTCTGT TGACCAACCAGACGCTGCTGGTGGAGTCCAGAGACTCTGAAACCGGTTCCTCTGACACGCTGGTCATGTGGATCCACAACAACACTGTTACG TGGAACAGCAGCAGTGGAGAAGAGCCTCGCACATCTAGAATCCAGACGCGGGAGCTGACATCCCATCAGACCTTT TGGACGGTGAGGTATGACTGTTTCCTGGCCCAGCCTGGATCCACCGTCAGCGTGTCTGTTTACTCTCACAGTCATCTGCTCATCAGTGCAGATCACGTCGTAGAGCACACAG ATCCAGTGCCCAAAGCCAGTGTCACGGTGGATGAGCACGCTAAACTCTTCACTGTACGACTGGAAACAGACCAGAAAGTGAGGATGAGCCTGTGCTATAAATTTTCACATGCAGAATGTGTTCAAATAACCCATGTACCTGAG acTGACCCCAAGCTTCAGCCGACCGTTGATCTGAGACTGCCCCACCTGGTGCCCTGTGTCTGTGTGCAG CTGTGGTTTCCAGGCCCTGATTCCAGAAGAAACACTCAGTGTCCATTAAGAGAGAGAGCACTTCTGC ATGGAGGTGATGTCTTGTCCTCGAGCTCAGTTACAGTTCGTGGCTCTGTTCTACGTTGGGAGCCTGTCTGCCCTGCTGACCAATCAGATCCCTCCGTCTCTCTGTGCTGGCGAATCAGCATGCAGAGCTCTCACTGTGTCCCCGCCCCCAACACCACCCTCCACAAGACGAAACTG GAGTATAACGTGTCTGCTGTAGACAGACACCCTCAGATGTGTGTGAAG TTTTCTCTGAATGGCAGTCATCAAGTCTTCTGTCCATTCGAGTCAG aggGCCGCTCTGAGTGGAGCGTGAGGGTCGTCCCCGGGTCTCGGCACCTGCACCTGCTCCTGTCCTCCAGTGTCTCGGCTTGGTTTTCTGCTCAGCTGTGCTCCAGACGGGGAGAGATGTGTTCATCTCAAGGGAGCGTCATCTCACAGCTGGTG CACGGGGGCGCCACTGAGGCCCAGCTGAGCCTGCCCTTCCCCGTCCTCTCATCAGCACTGTGTGTGcag GTGTGGTGCTCGGATCTCCGTGAATCATCTGGAAGACGAATCATCTGTCCTGACT TCACACACAGGCGCTGGGGTCTCATCACTGGCTCTGCTCTGACTCTTCTGGCTGTGGGGACCGTGCTGGTCTCCATCACGTGCTACCTGCtcaaaagaagaacaaaag TGTGGCGGAGACGTCCCGTGCTGCTCGTGTGCTCGTCCGATGACGCCGCGCACATCTCTGCCGTCTGCAGTCTAGCCTCCGTCCTGCAGGGGGAGCTCTCGATGGACGTGCGGCTGGCGCAGTGGGCGTCCTCTCTGGCTCAGCTGGGGCCCGTGCCGTGGCTGTACGGACAGTGTCAGGCCGTGCAGAAGGCAGGAGGTCTCGTCCTGATCGCCTGGAGCCCTGACGCCCTTCAGGCGTTTCTGAGACTGGCGAAGAGCGATTGGGTGGCTGGATCTCAGTTCTCTGAGACCGGGCTGTATAGTGCTGCCGAAGAGGAAGAGCAGAAGTGCAGTGATGGGGAATGGATGGAGAAGCCAGCGGAGTCGTCCTCCATCACGGCTCCTGTGCTCAACGCCGCCCTCTGCTGTCTGTGGATGGGATTACGCAGCGATGGCCACGCCAGGGGGTTTGGACTGGTGTGCTTCCAGAGACTTAACAACAGCAGCACTTCCATCCCAAAACAGCTCCGCTGTGTCCCAAAGTACTGTCTCTCGAAGGACCTGTCCTCTTTAATTCATGACCTGACCGACTCATGGGATGGAGCTGGAGAAGCCCAAGGGAGTGGGCGATGCTGGCCCCGTCTTCTGTCCAAAGCGATGTCGTTCTTCATGTCACGTCAGCTCACGCCCAGACTAGAGGCAGGGCTTCCTGGAGCGGGCTTTCCCAAGTCCTCACGGAAATCAGTCAAATCAAAGCGAAAGATGTGGAGGCACAAAAAGCGCCGCAGTAAAGTGGTATCTGCGTGTTTGTCCAGAAAGAGAAACTCTGCGCCAGAGCTTCTAGTGAAATCCTAG